One Amycolatopsis sp. NBC_00355 genomic window carries:
- a CDS encoding endonuclease domain-containing protein, translating into MGQRAVRQALASGLLAQPWRGVVVPAADSLKLATRAEAALLLAGQPAVLSGATSLALHGISAAETADIHLTVPYERRVRSKPGLIVHQRDYQQYDVLEIDGLPTFSVDLALADFLCRGDKRTAFASVEEAMRGLPPDHLQKLRDNVRDRIADRSSRKGIHRALSMLALADGRAESPPESMLKLIVTEAGLPVPETQYVINDIDGRLLYVLDMAWPARRVALEYDGFAAHEERQAADAERDRRMLGRGWITVRAVAADLRDPSRVLRELREAFRACSG; encoded by the coding sequence CTGGGGCAGCGAGCGGTCCGCCAGGCGTTGGCCAGCGGGCTGTTGGCCCAACCTTGGCGAGGCGTGGTGGTGCCTGCCGCCGACTCGCTCAAACTGGCCACCCGTGCGGAAGCGGCACTGCTCCTGGCTGGTCAGCCTGCGGTGCTTTCCGGCGCGACTTCCCTTGCGCTGCATGGGATTTCGGCCGCCGAGACGGCCGACATCCACCTCACGGTCCCCTACGAACGACGGGTCAGATCGAAGCCAGGCTTGATCGTCCACCAGAGGGATTACCAGCAGTACGACGTGCTCGAAATCGACGGTCTGCCGACCTTCAGCGTCGACCTCGCACTGGCTGATTTCCTGTGCCGAGGTGACAAGCGAACCGCATTCGCGTCCGTCGAAGAGGCCATGCGCGGGCTGCCGCCGGACCACTTGCAGAAGCTCCGGGACAACGTGCGGGACCGCATCGCCGACCGTTCGAGCCGCAAAGGTATCCACAGGGCCCTGTCGATGCTGGCGCTGGCCGACGGCCGGGCCGAATCGCCGCCGGAAAGCATGCTGAAGCTGATCGTGACCGAGGCCGGGCTGCCCGTCCCGGAGACGCAGTACGTGATCAACGACATCGACGGCCGGCTGCTTTACGTGCTCGACATGGCCTGGCCCGCTCGACGCGTCGCTCTCGAGTACGACGGGTTCGCGGCGCACGAAGAGCGCCAAGCTGCCGACGCCGAGCGGGATCGGCGGATGCTGGGCCGGGGCTGGATCACCGTCCGGGCCGTCGCGGCTGACCTCCGGGATCCGAGCCGGGTCCTCCGGGAATTGCGCGAGGCCTTCCGAGCGTGTTCCGGGTAG
- a CDS encoding amidohydrolase, protein MTVLDSRPDVPGDPHGRIITPIEGPEALISEAGVTMAPVEDLGAGRGPFWLDDWLRANATDVLAWRRHIHAHPELSRHEFATTELVVTLLRAVGLKPWVLPGGTGVVCDIGSGDRCVALRADMDALPLTEATGLPYASTVEGAAHMCGHDAHTAILLGAARALAGAPELPGRVRLIFQAAEEVMPGGALDMIAAGALDGVDRIYGLHVDPRLEVGLVGMRVGALTSAADLIELRLTSPGGHTSRPHLTADLVHALGTVITSLPSVLSRRVDPRSGTVLVWGAVHAGQAANAVPQDGVLRGTLRTADHQVWTALEPLVASSVESLLAPTGVGFHLDYRRGVPPVVSDADSTALMRAGVEAALGENAVAGTEQSSGGEDFGWYLEHVQGAFARLGVWPGDPSPQSDIHRPTFILDERALACGVRTLVHTALATLA, encoded by the coding sequence GTGACGGTGCTCGACTCACGACCGGACGTTCCAGGCGACCCCCACGGGCGCATCATCACCCCTATCGAGGGGCCGGAGGCGCTCATTTCCGAAGCCGGCGTAACCATGGCTCCCGTGGAGGACCTTGGTGCGGGCCGTGGCCCGTTCTGGCTTGACGACTGGCTTCGCGCCAACGCGACCGACGTGCTGGCCTGGCGCCGGCACATCCACGCGCACCCGGAGCTGTCGCGGCACGAGTTCGCGACCACCGAACTGGTCGTCACGCTGCTGCGCGCCGTCGGCCTCAAGCCGTGGGTGCTGCCCGGCGGCACCGGCGTCGTCTGCGACATCGGCAGCGGTGACCGCTGCGTGGCGCTGCGCGCGGACATGGACGCGCTGCCGCTCACCGAGGCGACCGGGCTGCCCTACGCGTCGACCGTCGAAGGCGCGGCGCACATGTGCGGCCACGACGCCCACACGGCGATCCTGCTCGGCGCGGCCCGTGCCCTGGCCGGCGCGCCGGAACTGCCCGGCCGCGTCCGGCTGATCTTCCAGGCCGCCGAGGAGGTCATGCCCGGCGGCGCGCTGGACATGATCGCGGCGGGCGCGCTGGACGGCGTCGACCGGATCTACGGCCTGCACGTCGACCCGCGGCTCGAGGTCGGGCTGGTGGGCATGCGCGTCGGCGCTCTGACGTCGGCCGCGGACCTGATCGAGCTCCGGCTGACGTCGCCGGGCGGGCACACGTCCCGCCCCCACCTGACCGCCGACCTGGTGCACGCGCTCGGCACGGTGATCACGTCACTGCCGTCGGTGCTGTCCCGCCGCGTCGACCCCCGGTCCGGCACGGTGCTGGTCTGGGGCGCGGTCCACGCGGGCCAGGCGGCCAACGCCGTCCCCCAGGACGGCGTCCTGCGCGGCACCCTGCGCACGGCCGACCACCAGGTCTGGACGGCGCTGGAACCGCTGGTCGCGTCGTCGGTGGAGTCCCTGCTGGCCCCCACGGGCGTCGGCTTCCACCTGGACTACCGCCGCGGGGTTCCCCCGGTGGTGTCCGACGCGGACTCCACGGCCCTGATGCGCGCGGGCGTCGAGGCGGCCCTGGGCGAAAACGCGGTGGCCGGCACCGAGCAGTCCTCGGGCGGCGAAGACTTCGGCTGGTACCTGGAGCACGTCCAGGGAGCCTTCGCCCGCCTGGGCGTCTGGCCCGGCGACCCGTCGCCCCAGTCGGACATCCACCGCCCGACTTTCATCCTCGACGAGCGGGCCCTGGCCTGCGGAGTCCGCACCCTGGTCCACACCGCCCTAGCCACCCTCGCCTAA
- the meaB gene encoding methylmalonyl Co-A mutase-associated GTPase MeaB, translating into MPRKIDVPAYAKGVLAGDRGTLSKAITLVESQREDHRAQAQELLVELLPSAGGARRIGITGVPGVGKSTFIDQLGTDLTAAGHRVAVLAVDPSSTRTGGSILGDKTRMARLAVDDRAFIRPSPTSGTLGGVARATRETIVLMEAAGYDTVLVETVGVGQSEVAVANMVDCFMFLTLARTGDQLQGIKKGVLELADVIAVNKADGDHERDAKRAARELSGALRMIYGPDATWTPPVLTCSGLHNLRLDEVWGAIEQHRDTLSASGELAARRRQQQVDWTWTMVRENLLSRLAAHPDVRTVLPDVERAVRDGELTATLGAQRILDAFGPPRGG; encoded by the coding sequence TTGCCGCGCAAGATCGACGTCCCGGCCTACGCCAAGGGCGTGCTGGCGGGTGACCGCGGCACGCTGTCCAAGGCGATCACGCTGGTCGAGTCCCAGCGCGAGGACCACCGGGCGCAGGCGCAGGAACTGCTCGTCGAGCTGCTGCCGTCGGCGGGTGGCGCGCGGCGGATCGGCATCACCGGCGTCCCCGGTGTCGGCAAGTCGACATTCATCGACCAGCTGGGCACGGACCTGACCGCGGCCGGGCACCGCGTGGCCGTGCTGGCCGTCGACCCGTCGTCGACGCGCACCGGCGGGTCGATCCTCGGCGACAAGACCCGGATGGCACGCCTGGCCGTCGACGACCGGGCGTTCATCCGGCCGTCGCCGACGTCCGGGACGCTCGGCGGCGTCGCCCGCGCGACCCGCGAGACGATCGTGCTGATGGAAGCGGCCGGTTACGACACCGTCCTGGTCGAGACCGTCGGGGTGGGACAGTCCGAAGTGGCCGTCGCGAACATGGTCGACTGCTTCATGTTCCTGACGCTGGCCCGCACCGGCGACCAGCTGCAGGGCATCAAGAAGGGCGTGCTGGAGCTCGCCGACGTCATCGCCGTCAACAAGGCCGACGGCGACCACGAGCGCGACGCCAAGCGGGCGGCGCGGGAGCTTTCGGGCGCCCTGCGGATGATCTACGGGCCCGACGCGACGTGGACGCCCCCCGTGCTGACCTGCAGCGGCCTGCACAACCTGCGGCTCGACGAGGTGTGGGGCGCGATCGAGCAGCACCGCGACACGCTCTCGGCGTCCGGCGAGCTGGCCGCCCGGCGCCGGCAGCAGCAGGTCGACTGGACGTGGACGATGGTGCGCGAAAACCTGCTGAGTCGGCTGGCGGCGCATCCGGACGTGCGAACGGTCCTTCCCGACGTCGAACGGGCGGTGCGCGACGGTGAACTGACCGCTACCCTCGGTGCACAGCGGATCCTCGACGCGTTCGGTCCACCACGTGGCGGCTGA
- a CDS encoding serine/threonine-protein kinase codes for MGTVWSAYDEFLHRQVAVKEMKVPPGIPSSQADELRERTLREARAIAVLSHPNVIILHDVARENDQPFVVMELLPSRSLAHILRDHGPLTVEQAAAMGIAVASALEAAHAAGITHRDVKPGNVLVASDGRIKLTDFGIARNVSEATMTRTGIMLGSPAYIAPEVASGGPVTPAADLWGLGATLFAAVEGAPPYDADGDPLETVGRVVNGKVPKPKAGPLADVISALMKKEPNKRITLRDVRHRLYPLQTKTALDLFGPELFRTPDGKKTSAQPDATDTQVIKTVLPEKVEKKAEKSAELASDPGPLPFLKPPAAAPAPTPTPPAATVFVPPPPLPRPGRRTGRATAVLIGVAILLFLVAAGGGFALARTVGGESLLPPAAEPRATSNGPTELPPPELVTQSGDANVATGEKGGEFGLGVPKGWQKFVAPHDTRFGVSTVVQFVSEDGRRAIRLERLANYFGDYPNDQPYIDQLKQLYPSDGFQPFPSAPLANGTTLTFRTTDTGASKSVTRVTFMNLLKAGSSLWVFSVTAPSEQEDATRKDVFEPVARSLTISD; via the coding sequence ATGGGCACCGTCTGGTCGGCGTACGACGAGTTCCTGCACCGCCAGGTGGCCGTCAAGGAGATGAAGGTCCCGCCGGGCATCCCGTCGTCACAGGCGGACGAGCTGCGGGAACGCACGTTGCGCGAGGCCCGCGCGATCGCCGTGCTGTCGCACCCGAACGTGATCATCCTGCACGACGTCGCCCGCGAGAACGATCAGCCGTTCGTGGTGATGGAGCTGCTGCCCTCGCGCAGCCTGGCGCACATCCTGCGCGACCACGGGCCGCTGACCGTCGAGCAGGCCGCCGCGATGGGCATCGCCGTCGCCTCCGCGCTGGAGGCCGCGCACGCCGCCGGCATCACCCACCGCGACGTCAAGCCGGGCAACGTCCTCGTGGCCAGCGACGGCCGGATCAAGCTGACCGACTTCGGCATCGCCCGCAACGTCTCCGAAGCGACCATGACGCGCACCGGGATCATGCTCGGCTCCCCCGCCTACATCGCGCCGGAGGTCGCCTCGGGCGGTCCCGTCACACCCGCCGCGGACCTGTGGGGCCTCGGCGCGACACTGTTCGCCGCGGTCGAGGGCGCGCCGCCGTACGACGCCGACGGCGACCCGCTGGAGACCGTCGGCCGGGTCGTCAACGGGAAGGTGCCCAAGCCGAAGGCCGGGCCGCTGGCCGACGTCATCTCGGCGCTGATGAAGAAGGAGCCGAACAAGCGGATCACGCTGCGCGACGTCCGGCACCGGCTGTACCCGCTGCAGACGAAGACCGCGCTCGACCTGTTCGGACCCGAGCTGTTCCGCACGCCGGACGGCAAGAAGACGTCGGCCCAGCCGGACGCCACCGACACGCAGGTGATCAAGACCGTCCTGCCGGAGAAGGTGGAGAAGAAGGCCGAGAAGAGCGCCGAGCTCGCGTCCGACCCGGGCCCGCTGCCGTTCTTGAAGCCGCCGGCCGCCGCGCCGGCTCCGACACCGACACCGCCGGCCGCCACCGTGTTCGTCCCGCCGCCGCCCCTGCCGCGGCCGGGCCGGCGGACCGGGCGGGCCACCGCCGTGCTCATCGGCGTCGCGATCCTGCTCTTCCTCGTCGCCGCCGGCGGCGGGTTCGCGCTGGCCAGGACGGTCGGTGGCGAGTCGCTGCTGCCGCCGGCGGCCGAGCCGCGGGCGACGTCGAACGGGCCCACCGAGCTGCCGCCGCCCGAGCTGGTCACCCAGTCCGGCGACGCGAACGTGGCGACCGGGGAGAAGGGCGGCGAGTTCGGCCTCGGCGTGCCGAAGGGCTGGCAGAAGTTCGTCGCCCCGCACGACACCCGGTTCGGGGTGAGCACGGTCGTCCAGTTCGTCTCGGAGGACGGCCGCCGCGCGATCCGGCTCGAACGGCTGGCGAACTACTTCGGCGACTACCCGAACGACCAGCCGTACATCGACCAGCTGAAGCAGCTCTACCCCTCCGACGGGTTCCAGCCCTTCCCCTCGGCCCCGCTGGCGAACGGGACCACGCTGACCTTCCGCACGACCGACACCGGCGCCTCGAAGAGCGTCACCCGCGTGACGTTCATGAACCTGCTCAAGGCGGGCTCGAGCCTGTGGGTCTTCTCGGTCACCGCGCCGAGCGAGCAGGAGGACGCGACCCGCAAGGACGTCTTCGAGCCCGTCGCCCGGTCGCTGACCATCTCCGACTGA
- a CDS encoding MerR family transcriptional regulator codes for MRMAELSAESGVPVATVKYYLREGLLPPGERTSPNQARYSATHVQRLRLIKALTEVGGMSLASVGTVLEAIDGDKTPHRTMGVVQEELAGTPPEVSEEAAQWAWELLDGIVRRNGWGELKRKEAAVANVVAALATAKELGHDKLAEHLEEYAHLALRVAELDVDTVTGLTSFDKIIEAGLVVTVLGDRIFAGLRHLGQEVLSREVLGDVPE; via the coding sequence ATGCGGATGGCCGAACTGAGCGCCGAGTCGGGGGTGCCGGTCGCGACCGTCAAATACTACCTGCGCGAAGGTCTGCTGCCGCCGGGCGAGCGCACCAGCCCCAACCAGGCACGGTATTCGGCGACGCACGTCCAGCGGTTGCGGCTGATCAAGGCCCTCACCGAGGTCGGCGGGATGTCGCTGGCCTCGGTCGGCACGGTGCTCGAAGCGATCGACGGCGACAAGACCCCGCACCGCACGATGGGCGTGGTCCAGGAGGAGCTGGCCGGCACCCCGCCCGAGGTGTCCGAAGAGGCCGCGCAATGGGCGTGGGAGCTGCTCGACGGGATCGTCCGCCGCAACGGCTGGGGCGAGCTGAAGCGCAAGGAGGCCGCGGTGGCGAACGTCGTCGCGGCGCTGGCCACGGCGAAGGAACTGGGCCACGACAAGCTGGCGGAGCACCTCGAGGAGTACGCGCACCTGGCGCTGCGGGTCGCGGAGCTGGACGTCGACACCGTGACGGGCCTGACCTCGTTCGACAAGATCATCGAGGCGGGCCTGGTGGTGACGGTCCTGGGCGACCGGATCTTCGCGGGCCTGCGCCACCTCGGCCAGGAAGTGCTGTCCCGCGAAGTCCTCGGCGACGTTCCCGAATGA
- the scpA gene encoding methylmalonyl-CoA mutase → MTIPNFADVDLGTPEPGDRDAWAKAVQDATGKGPDALAWETPEGIGVKPVYTAADLSDVDFLGTYPGIAPYLRGPYPTMYVNQPWTIRQYAGFSTAEESNAFYRRNLAAGQKGLSVAFDLATHRGYDSDHPRVSGDVGMAGVAIDSIYDMRQLFDGIPLDKMSVSMTMNGAVLPVLALYVVAAEEQGVKPEQLAGTIQNDILKEFMVRNTYIYPPQPSMRVISDIFSYTSQHMPKYNSISISGYHMQEAGATADLELAYTLADGVEYIRAGTEAGLDVDKFAPRLSFFWAIGMNFFMEVAKLRAARLIWAKLVKGFDPKSQKSLSLRTHSQTSGWSLTAQDVYNNVVRTCVEAMAATQGHTQSLHTNALDEALALPTDFSARIARNTQLLLQQESGTTRVIDPWGGSAFVEKLTYDLARKAWGHISEVEQAGGMAKAIDAGIPKLRIEEAAARTQARIDSGRQPVIGVNKYQVTSDEDIEVLKVDNAGVRTQQLEKLRRLRAERDPAATEDALRRLTEGAGNGGNLLELGINAARAKATVGEISDALEKLWGRHSGQIRTISGVYREEVGKSQNVEKARSLVEEFAAEEGRRPRILVAKMGQDGHDRGQKVIATGFADIGFDVDVGPLFSTPAEVARQAIEADVHIVGVSSLAAGHLSLVPALRHELAELGRADIMVVVGGVIPPQDYPALREAGAAAIFGPGTVLADAAIDLLGQLSAQES, encoded by the coding sequence ATGACTATCCCGAACTTCGCCGACGTCGACCTCGGCACGCCCGAGCCGGGCGACCGCGACGCCTGGGCCAAGGCCGTGCAGGACGCCACCGGCAAGGGCCCGGACGCGCTGGCCTGGGAGACGCCCGAGGGCATCGGCGTCAAACCGGTCTACACCGCGGCCGACCTGTCCGATGTGGACTTCCTCGGCACGTACCCCGGCATCGCGCCCTACCTGCGCGGGCCGTACCCGACGATGTACGTCAACCAGCCCTGGACCATCCGCCAGTACGCCGGGTTCTCCACCGCCGAGGAGTCGAACGCCTTCTACCGCCGCAACCTCGCGGCCGGGCAGAAGGGCCTGTCGGTCGCCTTCGACCTGGCCACCCACCGCGGGTACGACTCCGACCACCCGCGCGTCTCCGGCGACGTCGGCATGGCGGGCGTCGCGATCGACTCCATCTACGACATGCGCCAGCTCTTCGACGGCATCCCCCTGGACAAGATGTCCGTGTCGATGACGATGAACGGCGCGGTGCTGCCGGTGCTGGCGCTCTACGTCGTCGCGGCCGAGGAGCAGGGGGTGAAGCCCGAGCAGCTCGCGGGGACCATCCAGAACGACATCCTCAAGGAGTTCATGGTCCGCAACACCTACATCTACCCGCCGCAGCCGTCGATGCGGGTCATCTCCGACATCTTCTCCTACACCTCGCAGCACATGCCGAAGTACAACTCGATCTCCATCTCCGGCTACCACATGCAGGAAGCCGGGGCGACCGCCGACCTCGAGCTGGCCTACACCCTGGCCGACGGCGTCGAGTACATCCGCGCGGGCACCGAAGCCGGGTTGGACGTCGACAAGTTCGCGCCGCGGCTGTCGTTCTTCTGGGCGATCGGGATGAACTTCTTCATGGAGGTCGCGAAGCTGCGCGCGGCCCGGCTGATCTGGGCGAAGCTCGTGAAGGGCTTCGACCCGAAGTCGCAGAAGTCGCTGTCACTGCGGACGCACTCGCAGACGTCCGGCTGGTCGCTGACCGCGCAGGACGTCTACAACAACGTCGTGCGCACCTGCGTCGAGGCGATGGCCGCGACCCAGGGGCACACGCAGTCGCTGCACACCAACGCCCTCGACGAGGCGCTCGCCCTGCCGACCGACTTCTCCGCGCGCATCGCCCGCAACACGCAGCTGCTGCTGCAGCAGGAATCCGGCACCACGCGGGTGATCGACCCGTGGGGCGGCAGTGCCTTCGTGGAGAAGTTGACCTACGACCTCGCGCGCAAGGCGTGGGGCCACATCAGCGAGGTCGAGCAGGCCGGCGGCATGGCCAAGGCGATCGACGCGGGCATCCCGAAGTTGCGCATCGAGGAGGCCGCGGCCCGCACCCAGGCCCGGATCGACTCGGGCCGGCAGCCGGTGATCGGCGTCAACAAGTACCAGGTCACCAGCGATGAAGACATCGAAGTCCTGAAGGTCGACAACGCCGGCGTCCGGACGCAGCAGCTCGAGAAGCTGCGGCGGCTGCGCGCCGAACGCGACCCCGCGGCCACCGAGGACGCGTTGCGGCGGCTGACCGAGGGCGCCGGGAACGGCGGCAACCTGCTGGAGCTGGGCATCAACGCGGCCCGCGCGAAGGCGACCGTCGGCGAGATCTCCGACGCGCTGGAGAAGCTCTGGGGCCGGCACTCCGGCCAGATCCGCACGATCTCGGGCGTCTACCGCGAAGAGGTGGGGAAGTCGCAGAACGTCGAGAAGGCCCGCTCGCTGGTCGAGGAGTTCGCCGCGGAGGAGGGCCGCCGGCCGCGGATCCTGGTCGCGAAGATGGGCCAGGACGGCCACGACCGCGGCCAGAAGGTGATCGCCACCGGCTTCGCCGACATCGGCTTCGACGTCGACGTCGGCCCGTTGTTCTCGACCCCGGCCGAGGTCGCCCGCCAGGCGATCGAGGCGGACGTCCACATCGTCGGGGTGTCCTCGCTGGCCGCCGGGCACCTCTCGCTGGTGCCGGCGCTGCGCCACGAGCTCGCCGAGCTGGGCCGCGCGGACATCATGGTCGTGGTCGGCGGCGTCATCCCGCCGCAGGACTACCCGGCGCTGCGCGAAGCCGGGGCGGCGGCGATCTTCGGGCCGGGCACGGTGCTCGCGGACGCGGCCATCGACCTGCTCGGCCAGCTGTCGGCGCAGGAGTCCTGA
- a CDS encoding ABA4-like family protein: protein MALFTWAFPLATPFWTLMILLPKWRWTARIMRSPWVPLLPLVCYFGLVLPHFGEWGRAMLRPDLGVLQTLLATPWGAGLVWAHLIAFDLFIARWMYFEARSLEISPWIVSPILLLTIFLSPFGLVAFLVVRSVRIRSAA from the coding sequence ATGGCCCTGTTCACCTGGGCGTTCCCGCTCGCGACGCCGTTCTGGACGCTGATGATCCTGCTGCCGAAGTGGCGCTGGACGGCGCGGATCATGCGGTCGCCGTGGGTCCCGCTGCTGCCGCTGGTCTGCTACTTCGGGCTCGTCCTGCCGCACTTCGGAGAGTGGGGGCGGGCGATGCTCCGGCCCGACCTCGGCGTGCTGCAGACGCTGCTGGCCACGCCCTGGGGCGCCGGGCTCGTCTGGGCGCACCTCATCGCGTTCGACCTGTTCATCGCCCGGTGGATGTACTTCGAGGCGCGCTCCCTGGAGATCTCGCCGTGGATCGTCAGCCCGATCCTGCTGCTCACGATCTTCCTGTCGCCGTTCGGGCTGGTGGCTTTCCTGGTGGTGCGGAGCGTCCGGATACGCTCGGCGGCATGA
- a CDS encoding methylmalonyl-CoA mutase family protein: MTELAGPESAPISELDLAAEFPQATREQWQELVAGVLRKSGRLPEDFTGAPESKLVTRTYDGIEIQPLYTADDVAGDAGFPGLSPFVRGARPEGQVATGWDVRARFTGTDARAVNKAILADLEGGVTSIWLSVPPAAVADALNEVYVDLAPVVLDAGAGYEAAADALFAVFDEREVPASEATAVLGADPIGLAARTGAGVALEPAAALAARVAAKYPKVRTIVADGLPFHEAGGSDAQELGALVAAGVTYLRALTDAGLAVEVAAEQLEFRIAATADQFSTIAKLRAARRLWARVAEVCGFSSPMRQHAVTSPAMLTQRDPWVNMLRTTVACFGAGVGGADAVTVLPFDAAIGRPDAFSARIARNTHAVLLEESKLAGVVDPAGGSWYVEKLTEDLARVAWAEFTAIEAAGGLVAELSSGALAGRLAETWDKRAKRLATRRDPLTGVSEFPNLTEKPVKREPLESTVDGGLPRHRYAEDFEALRDASDAYLAEHGERPKVFLATLGPVAAHTTRAGFAANLFQAGGLEVVNPGATDDLPGAFRESGAKVACICGTDDAYAAQAAEVAASLGAEYVLLAGKGKFDGVDGNVFAGCDALEVLTGLHTQLGVAR, encoded by the coding sequence ATGACTGAACTGGCCGGTCCGGAGTCAGCGCCGATCTCCGAACTCGACCTGGCGGCCGAGTTTCCGCAGGCGACGCGCGAGCAGTGGCAGGAGCTCGTGGCCGGCGTGCTGCGCAAGAGCGGCAGGCTGCCGGAGGACTTCACAGGCGCCCCCGAGAGCAAGCTCGTCACCCGGACCTACGACGGCATCGAGATCCAGCCGCTCTACACCGCCGACGACGTAGCGGGCGACGCCGGTTTCCCCGGCCTGTCGCCGTTCGTGCGCGGGGCGCGCCCGGAGGGGCAGGTCGCCACCGGCTGGGACGTCCGGGCCCGGTTCACCGGCACCGACGCCCGCGCCGTCAACAAGGCGATCCTCGCCGACCTCGAAGGCGGCGTCACATCGATCTGGCTGTCTGTGCCGCCCGCGGCGGTCGCCGACGCGCTGAACGAGGTCTACGTCGATCTCGCGCCGGTCGTCCTCGACGCCGGTGCCGGGTACGAAGCTGCCGCGGACGCCCTGTTCGCCGTGTTCGACGAGCGCGAGGTCCCGGCGAGCGAAGCCACCGCCGTGCTGGGGGCCGACCCGATCGGGCTCGCCGCCCGGACCGGCGCCGGCGTCGCGCTGGAACCGGCGGCCGCGCTGGCCGCGCGTGTCGCCGCGAAGTACCCGAAGGTGCGCACGATCGTCGCCGACGGCCTGCCGTTCCACGAAGCGGGCGGGTCGGACGCGCAGGAGCTGGGCGCGCTGGTCGCCGCCGGCGTCACCTACCTGCGCGCCCTCACCGACGCCGGCCTGGCCGTCGAAGTGGCGGCCGAGCAGCTGGAGTTCCGGATCGCCGCGACCGCGGACCAGTTCTCGACCATCGCCAAGCTGCGCGCGGCCCGCCGCCTGTGGGCGCGCGTCGCCGAGGTGTGCGGCTTCTCGTCGCCGATGCGCCAGCACGCCGTGACGTCGCCGGCGATGCTGACCCAGCGCGACCCGTGGGTGAACATGCTGCGCACGACCGTCGCCTGCTTCGGCGCCGGTGTCGGCGGCGCGGACGCCGTCACCGTGCTGCCGTTCGACGCCGCGATCGGCCGGCCCGACGCGTTTTCCGCGCGGATCGCCCGCAACACGCACGCGGTGCTGCTGGAGGAGTCCAAGCTGGCCGGCGTGGTCGACCCGGCGGGCGGTTCCTGGTACGTCGAGAAGCTCACCGAAGACCTGGCCCGCGTCGCCTGGGCCGAGTTCACCGCGATCGAAGCGGCGGGCGGCCTGGTCGCGGAGCTGTCGTCCGGCGCGCTCGCCGGGCGCCTCGCCGAGACGTGGGACAAGCGCGCGAAGCGGCTCGCCACCCGGCGCGACCCGCTCACCGGCGTCAGCGAGTTCCCGAACCTGACCGAGAAGCCGGTGAAACGGGAGCCGCTGGAGTCCACCGTGGACGGTGGCCTGCCGCGGCACCGCTACGCCGAGGACTTCGAAGCCCTGCGCGACGCGTCGGACGCGTACCTCGCCGAGCACGGCGAGCGGCCGAAGGTCTTCCTGGCCACGCTCGGCCCGGTCGCCGCGCACACCACGCGGGCCGGGTTCGCCGCCAACCTGTTCCAGGCGGGCGGGCTCGAGGTGGTCAACCCGGGCGCGACCGACGACCTGCCCGGCGCGTTCCGTGAGAGCGGCGCGAAGGTCGCCTGCATCTGCGGCACCGACGACGCCTACGCGGCCCAGGCCGCCGAAGTCGCGGCATCTTTGGGCGCCGAGTACGTACTACTGGCCGGAAAGGGCAAGTTCGACGGCGTGGACGGCAACGTCTTCGCCGGCTGCGACGCCTTGGAAGTCCTCACCGGTCTGCACACTCAGCTGGGAGTTGCGCGATGA
- a CDS encoding purine-nucleoside phosphorylase: MSAQEAAAVIADRTGVDKHDIAVVLGSGWRPAADVIGEPEAEIPLGDLPGFEAPSAVGHGGTVRSVRVGDRRALILLGRTHFYEGKGIDPVVHNVRTAAAAGARTVLLTNAAGGLRQGFQVGQPVLISDHLNLTARSPIVGANFVDLTDLYSARLRAIAREIDPSLQEGVYAGLTGPHFETPAEIHMLRTLGADLVGMSTVLEAIAARAAGVEAFGLSLVTNLAAGMTGQPLNHEEVLEAGRAAATRMGSLLRDLVARA, translated from the coding sequence ATGAGCGCACAGGAAGCCGCGGCCGTCATCGCCGACCGCACTGGGGTGGACAAGCACGACATCGCCGTCGTGCTCGGTTCGGGCTGGCGCCCGGCCGCGGACGTCATCGGGGAGCCCGAAGCGGAGATCCCGCTGGGTGACCTGCCCGGGTTCGAAGCGCCGAGCGCGGTCGGCCACGGCGGGACGGTGCGCTCGGTGCGCGTCGGCGACCGCCGGGCGCTGATCCTGCTCGGCCGCACGCACTTCTACGAGGGCAAGGGCATCGACCCGGTGGTGCACAACGTGCGCACCGCCGCGGCCGCCGGCGCCCGGACGGTGCTGCTGACCAACGCGGCGGGCGGACTGCGCCAAGGGTTCCAGGTCGGGCAGCCGGTGCTGATCTCCGACCACCTCAACCTGACGGCCCGCTCCCCCATCGTCGGCGCGAACTTCGTCGACCTCACGGACCTCTACTCGGCGCGGCTGCGGGCGATCGCCCGCGAAATCGACCCGTCGCTGCAGGAGGGCGTCTACGCAGGCCTGACCGGGCCGCACTTCGAGACGCCGGCGGAGATCCACATGCTGCGCACGCTGGGCGCGGACCTGGTCGGCATGTCGACGGTCCTGGAGGCCATCGCGGCCCGCGCCGCCGGCGTCGAGGCCTTCGGCCTCTCGCTGGTGACGAACCTGGCCGCGGGCATGACGGGCCAGCCGCTCAACCACGAAGAGGTGCTGGAAGCCGGCCGCGCGGCCGCAACCCGCATGGGCTCGCTCCTACGCGACCTCGTCGCCCGCGCCTGA